A stretch of Triticum aestivum cultivar Chinese Spring chromosome 1D, IWGSC CS RefSeq v2.1, whole genome shotgun sequence DNA encodes these proteins:
- the LOC123181753 gene encoding serine/threonine-protein kinase TOR isoform X1: MKPSPHFPEIGKKSKDLIPKDHSFNIAAYISSGADVIAAALRKHVEEEARDLSGEAFLRFMDQLYEQISSLLQSNDVSENLLALRAIDALIDMPFGEGASKVSKFASFLRNVFEVKRDPEILVPASTVLGHLAKAGGAMTADEVERQIKTALGWLEGDRVEYRRFAAVLILKEMAENASTTFNVHVPEFVDAIWVALRDPKQAVRERAVEALRACLHVIEKRETRWRVQWYYRMCEAAQVGLGKNASVHSIHGSLLAVGELLRNTGEFMMSRYREVADIVLTYLKHRDQLVRRSITSLLPRIAHFLRDRFVTNYLKICMEHILFVLRTPDERASGFVALGEMAGALGAELVPSLPSITPLLHEAIAPRRGRPSLEAITCVGSFAKAMGLAMERHIRGGLLDAMFSAGLSDKLVDALESISTSIPSLLPTIQERLLDCIAQALPKSSTRSGSTVNRATRSNSFQHFVDSSGPVLVQLALRTLANFNFKGHELLELARESVILYLEDEDSSTRKAAAICCCRLVAHSLSASSTSQFSSNRSNRMGGAKRRRLVEEIVEKLLIAAVADADVGVRSSVFRALYRNPTFDDFLAQADILTSIFVALNDEEYGVRELAILVAGRLSEKNPAYVLPALRRYLIQLLTYLDQSMDSKCREESARLLGCLIRSCPWLILPYIAPIHKALVARLCEGTGPMANIVLAAGVLATVGELAKVGGFAMRQYLPELMPLVVDALLDGGSVSKREVAVATLGQVIQSTGYVIAPYNEYPPLLGLLLKLLNGELEWSTRLEVLKVLGIMGALDPHAHKRNQHNLTGQHNLPGQHREVLRPTVETAQHIVSMEEAPTDFWPSFSASEDYYSTVAISSLMRILRDPSLASYHQMVVGSLIFVFKSMGLGCVPYLPKVLPELFRAVRMCEDGGLKEFITWKLGTLISIVRQHIRKYLQDILSLVSELWTSSFSLPAPKRTIQGPQGSPVLHLVEQLCLALNDEFRVYLLHILPSCIQVLGDAERCNDYCYVPDILHTLEVFGGNLDEHMHLVAPVLVRLFKVELVDIRRRAIITLTKLIPKVQVGTHVSALVHHLKLVLDGNNDDLRKEAAEALCSLAHALGEEFTIFIPSIRKLLVKHHLRYKKWDETENRLLRRELFISDNLSVQKYTQCPPDVISDPLDDFEGVPSEEADETQRQPRSHQVNDVRLRSAGEASQRSTREDWAEWMRHFSIALLKESPSPALRTCARLAQLQPSVGRELFAAGFASCWAQMTESSQEQLVRSLKTAFSSQNIPPEILATLLNLAEFMEHDEKPLPIDTRLLGALAEKCRAYAKALHYKEMEFEAVCSKKMGANPVTVVESLIHINNQLHQHEAAIGILTYSQQHLEVQLKESWYEKLHRWDEALRAYTMKSSQASGPLQHSQNLDATLGRMRCLASLARWEDLSTLCREQWTGAEPPARLEMAPMAANAAWHMGEWDQMSEYVSRLDDGDENKLRSLGNTTASGDGSSNGAFFRAVLSVRCKKYEEARVYVERARRCLATELAPLVLESYERAYNNMVRVQQLSELEEVIDYCTLPMESPIADGRRELIRNMWNERIKGTKRNVEVWQALLAVRELVLPPNEDRDTWIRFAKLCWKSGRISQAKSTLVKLLQFDPESSPELTLYHAHPQVVLAYLKYQYAVGDELKRKDAFSRLQDLSVQIATATNSYSGMLVSHGAISSAGVPLTARVYLTLASWKRALSPGLDDDAIQEILVSYKNATLSAKDWGKAWHSWALFNTEVMSRYTLRGRPDIAGKYVVAAVTGYFYSIACASTTKGVDDSLQDILRLLTLWFNHGATSEVQMALEKGFTLVKIEMWLVVLPQIIARIHSNNRIVRELIQELLVRIGKGHPQALMYPLLVACKSISILRQRAAQEVVDKIRKHSGGLVDQAQLVSKELIRVAILWHEMWHEALEEASRMYFGEHNIDGMLAVLEPLHAMLERGAETIKENTFIQAYGHELLEAHECCLKYRATGEDAELTKAWDLYYHVFRRIDKQLPSLTTLDLHSVSPELLKCRKLELAVPGTYSADSPLVTIEYFVPQLIVITSKQRPRKLTIHGSDGEDYAFLLKGHEDLRQDERVMQLFGLVNTLLENSRKTSEKDLSIQRYAVIPLSPNSGLIGWVPNCDTLHALIREYRDARKIFLNQEHRLMLAFAPDYDHLPLIAKVEVFQHALQNTEGNDLAKVLWLKSRTSEVWLERRTNYTRSLAVMSMAGYLLGLGDRHPSNLMLDRFSGKILHIDFGDCFEASMNREKFPEKVPFRLTRMLVKAMEVSGIEGTFRTTCENVMQVLRTNKDSVMAMMEAFVHDPLINWRLFNFNEVPQVSNYGNAHTHTVVSSEEAAPSEELMQPPRGAREKELLQAVNQLGDANEVLNERAVAVMARMSHKLTGRDFSSGSALSGAGGSSQHGSEHLASVDAREVEPGLSVKVQVQKLILQATSHENLCQNYVGWCPFW, from the exons GATGTTATTGCTGCTGCCCTGCGAAAGCATGTCGAGGAGGAAGCTCGAGATCTCAGCGGTGAAGCTTTTCTTAGGTTTATGGATCAGCTCTATGAGCAGATATCTAGTTTATTGCAAAGTAACGATGTTTCTGAAAATTTGCTGGCTCTCCGTGCTATCGATGCATTGATTGATATGCCCTTCGGAGAAGGTGCTTCAAAGGTCTCCAAGTTCGCCAGTTTCTTGAGAAATGTGTTTGAAGTAAAGCGTGACCCTGAAATCCTAGTTCCAGCGAGTACTGTGCTTGGTCATTTAGCAAAAGCTGGGGGAGCAATGACTGCAGATGAAGTTGAGCGACAG ATTAAAACTGCTTTAGGGTGGCTTGAGGGGGACCGAGTAGAGTATCGTCGGTTTGCAGCTGTTCTTATTCTCAAA GAGATGGCTGAGAATGCTTCCACAACTTTCAATGTTCATGTTCCTGAATTTGTTGATGCTATATGGGTAGCACTGAGAGACCCCAAACAGGCTGTGCGTGAACGAGCAGTGGAAGCCTTGCGTGCTTGTCTTCATGTTATAGAAAAGCGGGAGACACGGTGGCGTGTACAGTG GTATTACCGCATGTGTGAAGCAGCGCAAGTGGGACTTGGCAAAAATGCTTCTGTTCATAGCATCCATGGGTCATTATTGGCTGTTGGAGAATTGTTGAG GAATACCGGGGAATTTATGATGTCTAGGTACAGAGAAGTGGCTGATATAGTCCTCACGTACTTGAAACACCGGGATCAGCTTGTTCGTCGTAGTATAACATCTCTTCTTCCTCGAATTGCTCACTTCCTGCGAGACAGATTTGTGACCAACTACCTTAAG ATATGCATGGAACATATCTTGTTTGTTCTACGTACCCCGGATGAGCGTGCTAGTGGGTTTGTTGCTCTGGGAGAGATGGCTGGTGCTTTGGGTGCAGAACTTGTGCCCAGTTTGCCCTCAATTACCCCACTTCTGCATGAAGCA ATTGCTCCTCGCAGAGGACGCCCATCTCTTGAGGCTATTACTTGTGTTGGAAGCTTTGCAAAAGCCATGGGTCTTGCAATGGAACGCCATATTCGTGGTGGGCTGCTAGATGCCATGTTTTCTGCCGGTCTTTCTGATAAACTTGTAGATGCACTTGAGTCTATAAGTACCAG CATCCCGTCTCTACTGCCAACTATACAAGAGCGTTTATTGGATTGTATAGCTCAAGCACTTCCAAAGTCATCTACGAGGTCTGGTTCTACTGTTAATCGAGCAACCAGATCCAACAGTTTCCAGCACTTTGTGGATTCTAGTGGTCCAGTGCTTGTCCAACTTGCTCTGCGTACCCTGGCAAACTTTAACTTTAAG GGTCATGAGCTCCTGGAATTGGCAAGAGAGAGTGTCATCCTTTATCTGGAAGATGAGGATAGCAGTACCCGAAAAGCTGCTGCGATATGCTGTTGCAGATTAGTTGCACACTCTCTTTCTGCTTCGTCTACTTCACAGTTCAGTTCAAATAGGTCAAATCGTATGGGAGGAGCTAAGCGCCGTCGTCTTGTAGAAGAG ATAGTGGAAAAACTTCTTATTGCTGCAGTTGCTGATGCTGATGTTGGTGTTAGGAGTTCAGTCTTCAGGGCTCTGTACCGCAATCCGACTTTTGATGATTTCTTGGCCCAAGCTGACATCCTGACTTCAATTTTTGTTGCCTTAAATGACGAG GAGTACGGTGTAAGAGAATTGGCAATTTTAGTTGCAGGCAGATTGTCTGAAAAAAACCCTGCATATGTACTGCCTGCCCTTCGTCGCTATCTTATACAGTTGCTCACTTATCTTGATCAAAG TATGGATAGCAAGTGTAGAGAGGAAAGTGCTAGATTGTTGGGCTGCTTAATTAGGAGCTGTCCATGGCTAATACTTCCTTATATTGCTCCAATTCACAAG GCACTGGTGGCTAGACTTTGTGAAGGAACAGGACCAATGGCCAATATTGTGCTTGCTGCGGGAGTGCTTGCCACTGTCGGGGAACTGGCCAAAGTG GGTGGTTTTGCAATGAGGCAATATCTTCCTGAGCTAATGCCTCTGGTTGTGGATGCTCTTTTGGATGGAGGTTCTGTGAGCAAAAGGGAAGTTGCAGTAGCAACCCTTGGACAAGTTATTCAAAGCACAGG CTATGTTATTGCTCCCTATAATGAATATCCTCCGTTGCTTGGCTTACTCTTGAAGTTGCTGAATGGTGAATTGGAATGGTCGACTAGATTGGAAGTTCTGAAG GTTTTAGGGATTATGGGTGCGTTGGACCCTCATGCACATAAGCGTAATCAACATAATTTAACTGGTCAACATAATTTACCTGGTCAACATAGAGAGGTTCTACGTCCAACAGTTGAGACTGCACAACATATCGTTTCCATGGAAGAGGCACCAACTGATTTCTGGCCATCTTTTTCGGCGTCTGAGGACTACTATTCAACG GTTGCAATTAGTTCTCTCATGCGAATTCTCCGAGATCCTTCCCTTGCAAGTTATCATCAAATGGTTGTTGGCTCTCTTATCTTCGTTTTTAAG TCAATGGGCCTTGGCTGTGTTCCCTATCTACCAAAG GTTCTCCCTGAGCTATTCCGCGCCGTTCGTATGTGCGAGGATGGTGGTTTGAAAGAGTTCATAACCTGGAAACTCGGGACATTAATATCTATTGTTCGACAG CACATTCGGAAGTATTTACAAGACATACTCTCTCTTGTCTCCGAATTATGGACTTCCTCGTTCAGCCTTCCTGCACCAAAGCGGACTATACAGGGCCCACAGGGTTCTCCA GTTCTTCATCTTGTTGAGCAACTATGCTTAGCATTGAATGATGAGTTCAGAGTGTATTTACTCCATATTTTGCCAAGTTGTATTCAAGTCTTGGGTGATGCTGAACGCTGCAATGATTATTGCTATGTGCCTGACATATTACACACACTCGAAGTGTTTGGCG GAAATTTGGATGAGCACATGCACTTGGTTGCTCCAGTGCTTGTTCGTTTATTTAAAGTGGAGCTAGTTGACATCCGACGGCGTGCTATCATTACTTTAACTAAGCTTATACCTAAGGTGCAG GTTGGTACTCATGTATCGGCGTTAGTGCATCATCTGAAGCTCGTCTTGGATGG AAACAATGATGATTTACGGAAAGAAGCTGCAGAGGCGCTCTGCTCGCTCGCACATGCTCTCGGAGAGGAATTTACAATTTTCATACCATCAATACGCAAACTTCTTGTGAAGCACCATTTGCGG TACAAAAAATGGGATGAGACTGAAAATCGATTACTAAGGCGAGAACTGTTCATCTCCGATAACTTGTCAGTACAGAAGTACACACAGTGTCCACCTGATGTCATTAGTGACCCCCTTGATGATTTTGAGGGTGTTCCTTCTGAGGAAGCTGATGAAACACAGCGGCAACCAAGAAGTCATCAA GTCAACGATGTTCGGTTGAGAAGTGCTGGCGAGGCTTCTCAGAGAAGTACTAGAGAAGATTGGGCTGAATGGATGAGGCACTTTAGTATTGCACTTCTCAAAGAGTCACCATCTCCAGCTCTACGCACTTGTGCAAGGCTAGCACAGCTTCAG CCCTCTGTTGGACGCGAGTTGTTTGCTGCGGGTTTTGCAAGTTGCTGGGCCCAAATGACCGAATCATCCCAAGAGCAACTAGTGAGAAGTCTCAAGACAGCATTCTCATCTCAAAACATACCACCAGAAATTCTTGCAACGCTGTTGAACTTG GCAGAGTTTATGGAACATGATGAGAAGCCTCTTCCAATTGATACTAGGCTGCTTGGCGCACTTGCTGAGAAG TGTCGAGCATATGCAAAAGCCCTCCATTATAAAGAAATGGAGTTTGAAGCTGTATGTTCAAAGAAGATGGGTGCAAATCCTGTTACAGTGGTTGAATCCCTTATTCATATTAACAATCAACTGCACCAGCATGAG GCAGCTATTGGAATACTGACTTACTCACAACAGCATCTAGAAGTTCAGTTGAAGGAATCCTG GTATGAGAAATTGCACCGTTGGGATGAGGCCCTAAGGGCATATACCATGAAGTCATCTCAAGCATCTGGCCCTTTACAACACAGCCAAAATTTGGATGCTACATTGG GGAGGATGAGGTGCCTAGCATCCTTGGCTCGGTGGGAAGATTTAAGCACATTATGCAGGGAGCAATGGACTGGTGCAGAACCGCCTGCTCGACTGGAAATGGCTCCAATG GCTGCAAATGCTGCTTGGCATATGGGTGAGTGGGACCAGATGTCTGAATATGTTTCTCGTCTGGATGATGGGGACGAAAACAAGCTCCGCTCGTTGGGTAACACAACTGCTAGTGGTGATGGAAGCAGTAATGGTGCTTTCTTTAGGGCTGTTCTTTCAGTTCGTTGCAAAAAG TATGAAGAAGCTCGTGTATATGTTGAGAGAGCTCGGCGGTGTTTGGCAACTGAACTTGCACCATTG GTACTTGAGAGTTATGAGCGTGCTTATAATAACATGGTGCGGGTTCAGCAGCTTTCAGAACTCGAAGAG GTGATTGATTACTGCACTCTTCCGATGGAAAGTCCAATTGCTGATGGGCGAAGGGAACTTATCCGTAATATGTGGAATGAGCGCATTAAAGGAACAAAACGGAACGTTGAG GTGTGGCAAGCCCTACTTGCTGTTAGAGAGTTGGTTCTTCCTCCTAATGAAGACAGAGATACCTGGATAAGATTTGCTAAACTTTGCTGGAAGAGTGGACGTATTAGTCAGGCTAAATCTACTTTAGTCAAACTTTTACAG TTTGATCCTGAATCTTCTCCTGAGTTGACACTGTATCATGCACATCCTCAAGTAGTCCTGGCTTACCTGAAGTACCAGTATGCTGTTGGAGATGAGCTTAAACGAAAGGACGCATTTTCTAGGCTACAG GATCTGTCAGTGCAGATTGCAACAGCCACAAATAGTTACTCTGGAATGCTAGTAAGCCATGGTGCTATATCAAGTGCTGGAGTACCACTTACTGCCCGTGTCTATTTGACACTTGCTAGCTGGAAGAGAGCACTGTCACCTGGATTGGATGATGATGCCATTCAAG AAATATTGGTTTCCTACAAAAATGCCACATTAAGTGCCAAGGACTGGGGCAAGGCATGGCATTCGTGGGCTTTGTTCAACACTGAAGTCATGTCCCGATATACTTTGCGAGGCCGTCCAGATATAGCAGGAAAATATGTTGTTGCAGCAGTAACAGGATATTTCTACTCTATTGCGTGTGCATCTACAACTAAAGGTGTCGATGATAGCTTGCAG GATATTCTCCGTCTCTTGACTCTTTGGTTCAACCATGGGGCAACCTCAGAGGTTCAAATGGCATTGGAGAAAGGCTTTACACTTGTCAAGATCGAAATGTGGTTGGTTGTGCTACCCCAGATAATTGCCAGGATTCATTCAAACAATAGAATAGTTAGAGAACTGATACAAGAATTGCTAGTTCGAATTGGAAAGGGGCATCCGCAG GCATTGATGTATCCTCTTTTGGTTGCTTGCAAATCAATAAGTATATTAAGGCAACGTGCAGCACAGGAGGTCGTTGATAAGATCCGCAAGCATAGTGGAGGCCTTGTTGATCAG GCGCAGCTTGTTTCAAAGGAACTGATACGAGTTGCCATTTTGTGGCATGAGATGTGGCATGAAGCTCTTGAGGAAGCTAGCAGGATGTATTTTGGTGAGCACAATATCGATGGAATGCTTGCGGTACTTGAGCCATTGCATGCAATGCTTGAGAGAGGGGCTGAGACAATAAAAGAGAACACTTTCATTCAG GCCTATGGACATGAATTACTTGAAGCCCACGAATGCTGCTTAAAATATCGCGCTACTGGAGAGGATGCTGAGCTAACTAAG GCATGGGATTTGTATTACCATGTTTTCAGAAGAATCGACAAACAGCTTCCAAGTCTTACAACTCTTGATTTGCAT TCTGTTTCACCTGAGCTGCTCAAATGTCGAAAGTTGGAGCTTGCTGTACCAGGAACTTATTCTGCAG ATTCACCACTAGTGACTATCGAGTATTTTGTTCCGCAATTGATTGTTATtacatccaaacaaagaccaaggAAACTGACAATTCATGGAAGTGATGGCGAGGATTATGCATTCTTGCTTAAAGGTCATGAAGATTTAAGACAAGATGAACGCGTTATGCAG CTTTTTGGTCTGGTGAATACTCTCCTGGAGAACTCAAGGAAAACATCAGAGAAAGATTTGTCGATCCAAAGATATGCTGTTATTCCCTTGTCTCCTAACAGTGGATTAATTGGATGGGTACCTAATTGTGACACGCTTCATGCTCTGATCCGTGAATACAGAGATGCAAGGAAG ATTTTCTTAAATCAAGAGCACAGACTTATGTTGGCGTTTGCACCCGATTATGACCACTTACCCCTCATCGCGAAGGTGGAAGTATTTCAGCATGCTCTGCAGAATACCGAAGGAAATGACCTTGCAAAG GTTCTCTGGCTGAAAAGTCGAACATCCGAAGTATGGCTTGAGCGGCGTACAAATTATACAAGAAGCCTGGCTGTTATGAGCATG GCTGGCTATTTGCTTGGGTTAGGAGATCGGCATCCAAGCAATCTTATGTTAGATCGTTTTAG TGGGAAAATTTTACACATTGACTTTGGAGACTGTTTCGAGGCATCAATGAATCGAGAAAAGTTCCCTGAAAAA GTACCATTCCGTTTGACTAGAATGCTCGTGAAAGCTATGGAAGTTAGTGGTATTGAGGGTACTTTCAGAACAACTTGTGAAAATGTGATGCAAGTCCTCCGAACAAACAAGGACAGCGTCATGGCTATGATGGAG GCATTTGTACATGACCCGCTGATCAATTGGCGTTTGTTCAATTTCAATGAAGTTCCTCAAGTTTCAAACTATGGAAATGCTCATACTCATACAGTGGTCAGTAGTGAAGAAGCTGCTCCTAGTGAAGAGCTCATGCAGCCTCCTCGAGGAGCCCGCGAGAAGGAACTGCTACAG GCGGTCAATCAACTCGGTGACGCTAATGAGGTTTTAAACGAGCGTGCTGTAGCTGTCATGGCACGGATGAGTCACAAGCTAACAGGGCGTGACTTTTCTTCTGGATCAGCCTTGTCAGGCGCCGGCGGCTCAAGTCAACATGGCAGTGAACATTTAGCCTCAGTAGATGCTCGGGAGGTAGAACCTGGATTATCCGTGAAGGTTCAGGTTCAGAAGCTTATACTTCAAGCGACTTCACATGAAAATTTGTGCCAGAACTATGTCGG GTGGTGCCCGTTTTGGTGA